One Alteromonas sp. KC3 DNA segment encodes these proteins:
- a CDS encoding glycosyltransferase family 2 protein, whose translation MDISVVILSFNSEKHIGKCLTALFDALQSAELTGEVFVVENGSVDNSLECINQYADKFGSALHVINLGENTGTTFSRNQALKRASGKHVLVLDSDAYVNAEALKRLISYLEQNKQVGLAVPKVTYASGNFQLSCDKFPTLWGKAKRFLFLKKMEQKPNDLSLVSDPVAVDYAISACWMLPKHVVDKVGMLDEKIFYSPEDVDYCIRIWEAGFQIHYVPDVSVIHDAQELSRGFKLNKFHFSHLAGIFYLMKKHRYFWGLNGLYKRIQRR comes from the coding sequence GTGGATATTTCAGTAGTAATTCTGTCTTTTAACTCTGAAAAGCATATAGGCAAGTGCTTAACCGCACTTTTTGACGCGTTACAAAGTGCAGAGTTAACCGGCGAAGTTTTTGTCGTTGAAAATGGATCGGTGGATAATTCACTTGAATGTATTAACCAATACGCTGACAAGTTTGGTAGCGCGCTACACGTAATAAATCTTGGTGAAAACACCGGTACAACATTTTCAAGAAATCAAGCACTAAAGCGTGCATCAGGCAAGCACGTGTTAGTTTTAGACTCCGATGCCTACGTTAATGCAGAAGCACTTAAGCGATTAATCAGTTACCTAGAGCAAAATAAGCAAGTGGGCTTAGCTGTGCCAAAAGTGACTTATGCATCTGGTAATTTCCAGCTTTCATGTGACAAGTTTCCCACGCTATGGGGTAAAGCAAAGCGTTTCCTATTTTTGAAGAAGATGGAACAAAAACCCAATGACTTATCTCTAGTCAGCGATCCTGTTGCGGTTGATTATGCTATATCAGCATGTTGGATGTTGCCTAAGCACGTTGTAGATAAAGTGGGAATGTTAGATGAAAAGATCTTCTACTCCCCAGAAGATGTCGATTACTGCATTCGTATTTGGGAGGCTGGCTTCCAGATTCACTACGTTCCAGATGTATCCGTAATTCATGACGCGCAGGAATTGTCGCGCGGTTTTAAGCTAAATAAATTCCATTTTTCGCATCTCGCGGGCATTTTTTACCTTATGAAAAAGCATAGATACTTCTGGGGTTTAAATGGACTTTACAAGCGAATTCAAAGGAGATAG